The Diceros bicornis minor isolate mBicDic1 chromosome 15, mDicBic1.mat.cur, whole genome shotgun sequence genome has a window encoding:
- the EIF2B5 gene encoding translation initiation factor eIF-2B subunit epsilon isoform X1 gives MAATVAALPGAVGSRANKRSGSGPGGGGGGGPKGAEEEPPPPLQAVLVADSFNRRFFPISKDRPRVLLPLANVALIDYTLEFLTATGVQETFVFCCWKAAQIKEHLLKSKWCRPTSLNVVRIITSELYRSLGDVLRDVDAKALVRSDFLLVYGDVVSNISITRALEEHRLRRKLEKNVSVMTMIFKESSPSHPTRCHEDNVVVAVDSATNRVLHFQKTQGLRRFSFPLSLFQSSGDGVEIRYDLLDCHISICSPQVAQLFTDNFDYQTRDDFVRGLLVNEEILGNQIHMHVTTREYGARVSNLHMYATVCADVIRRWVYPLTPEANFTDSTTQSCTHSRHNIYRGPEVSLGRGSVLEENVLLGSGTVIGSNCSITNSVIGPGCHIGDNVVLDQAYLWQGVRVAAGAQIHQSLLCDNAEVKEQVILKPHCVLTSQVVVGPDITLPEGSVISLHPPDAEEDEDDGQFSDDSGADQKKEKVKLKGYNPAEVGVAGRGYLWKAADMNMEEEEELQQDLWGLKINMEEESETESEPSMDSEELDSRAGSPQMDDIKVFQNEVLGTLQRGKEENISCDNLVLEINSLKYAYNISLKEVMQVLSHVVLEIPLQQMDSPLNPNRYCALLLPLLKAWSPVFRNYVKRAADHLEALAAIEDFFLEHEPLGTSMAKVLMAFYQLEILAEETILSWFSQRDTTDKGRQLRKNQQLQRFIQWLKEAEEESSEDD, from the exons ATGGCAGCCACTGTGGCGGCGCTGCCTGGTGCGGTGGGCAGTCGGGCCAACAAGCGCAGCGGCAGTGGGCCGGGAGGCGGCGGCGGTGGGGGACCCAAGGGGGCGGAGGAGGAACCGCCGCCGCCCCTACAAGCAGTTCTGGTGGCAGATAGCTTCAACCGCCGCTTCTTCCCCATCTCCAAGGACCGGCCTCGG GTCCTCTTGCCGCTGGCCAATGTGGCACTAATTGACTACACTCTGGAATTTCTGACTGCCACAGGTGTACAGGAAACCTTTGTCTTTTGTTGCTGGAAGGCTGCTCAAATCAAAGAACATTTACT GAAATCCAAGTGGTGCCGCCCTACATCCCTCAACGTGGTTCGAATAATTACATCAGAGCTATATCGATCACTGGGGGATGTTCTCCGTGATGTTGATGCCAAGGCCTTGGTGCGCTCTGACTTCCTTCTGGTGTATGGGGACGTCGTCTCAAACATCAGTATTACCAGAGCCCTGGAGGAACACAG GTTGAGGCGGAAGctagaaaaaaatgtatctgTGATGACAATGATCTTCAAAGAGTCATCCCCCAGCCACCCAACTCGTTGCCATGAGGACAACGTGGTAGTGGCTGTGGATAGTGCCACGAACCGGGTTCTCCACTTCCAGAAGACCCAAGGCCTCCGacgtttttctttccctctg AGCTTGTTCCAGAGCAGTGGAGATGGAGTGGAGATTCGCTATGATTTACTGGATTGTCATATCAGCATCTGCTCTCCTCAG GTGGCTCAACTCTTTACAGACAATTTTGACTACCAAACTCGAGATGACTTTGTGCGAGGCCTATTAGTGAATGAGGAG ATCCTAGGGAACCAGATCCACATGCACGTGACTACTAGGGAATATGGTGCCCGGGTCTCCAACCTACACATGTATGCAACTGTCTGCGCTGATGTCATCCGCCGATGGGTCTACCCTCTCACCCCCGAGGCGAACTTCACTGACAGCACAACCCAGAGCTGCACTCATTCCCGGCACAACATCTACCGAGGGCCTGAGGTCAGCCTGGGCCGTGGCAGCGTCCTGGAGGAAAATGTGCTCCTGGGCTCTGGCACTGTCATTGGCAGCAATTGTTCTATCACCAACAGTGTCATTGGCCCCGGCTGCCACATTG GTGATAACGTGGTGCTGGACCAGGCCTACCTGTGGCAAGGTGTCCGAGTGGCTGCTGGAGCACAGATCCATCAGTCTCTGCTCTGTGACAATGCTGAAGTCAAGGAACAAGTTATACTGAAGCCACACTGTGTCCTCACTTCCCAG GTGGTAGTGGGCCCAGACATCACGCTGCCTGAGGGCTCGGTGATCTCTTTGCACCCTCCAGATGCAGAGGAAGATGAGGATGATGGCCAGTTCAGTGACGATTCTGGGGctgaccaaaaaaaagagaaagtgaagcTGAAAG GTTACAATCCAGCAGAAGTTGGAGTTGCAGGCCGAGGCTACCTCTGGAAAGCTGCAGACATGAacatggaggaagaggaggagctgcAGCAGGATCTGTGGG GACTCAAAATCAACATGGAAGAAGAGAGTGAAACTGAAAGTGAGCCAAGTATGGATTCTGAGGAGCTAGACAGCCGGGCAGGCTCCCCACAGATGGATGACATCAAAG TGTTCCAGAACGAAGTCCTGGGAACGCTACAGCGGGGCAAGGAAGAGAACATTTCTTGTGACAATCTAGTCCTAGAGATCAACTCTCTCAA GTACGCCTACAACATAAGCCTGAAGGAGGTGATGCAGGTACTGAGCCACGTGGTCCTGGAAATCCCCCTGCAACAAATGGATTCCCCACTCAACCCAAACCGCTACTGTGCCCTGCTGCTGCCC CTGCTCAAGGCCTGGAGCCCTGTTTTTAGGAACTACGTAAAGCGTGCAGCTGATCATTTGGAAGCATTGGCAGCCATTGAGGACTTCTTCCTGGAGCATGAACCTCTTGGTACTTCCATGGCCAAG GTATTGATGGCTTTCTACCAGCTGGAGATCCTGGCTGAAGAAACAATCTTGAGCTGGTTCAGCCAAAGGGATACAACTGATAAAGGCCGGCAGTTGCGCAAGAACCAACAA CTGCAGAGGTTCATCCAGTGGCTaaaagaggcagaagaggagTCATCTGAAGATGACTGA
- the EIF2B5 gene encoding translation initiation factor eIF-2B subunit epsilon isoform X2, whose protein sequence is MAATVAALPGAVGSRANKRSGSGPGGGGGGGPKGAEEEPPPPLQAVLVADSFNRRFFPISKDRPRVLLPLANVALIDYTLEFLTATGVQETFVFCCWKAAQIKEHLLKSKWCRPTSLNVVRIITSELYRSLGDVLRDVDAKALVRSDFLLVYGDVVSNISITRALEEHRLRRKLEKNVSVMTMIFKESSPSHPTRCHEDNVVVAVDSATNRVLHFQKTQGLRRFSFPLSLFQSSGDGVEIRYDLLDCHISICSPQVAQLFTDNFDYQTRDDFVRGLLVNEEILGNQIHMHVTTREYGARVSNLHMYATVCADVIRRWVYPLTPEANFTDSTTQSCTHSRHNIYRGPEVSLGRGSVLEENVLLGSGTVIGSNCSITNSVIGPGCHIGDNVVLDQAYLWQGVRVAAGAQIHQSLLCDNAEVKEQVILKPHCVLTSQVVVGPDITLPEGSVISLHPPDAEEDEDDGQFSDDSGADQKKEKVKLKGYNPAEVGVAGRGYLWKAADMNMEEEEELQQDLWGLKINMEEESETESEPSMDSEELDSRAGSPQMDDIKVFQNEVLGTLQRGKEENISCDNLVLEINSLKYAYNISLKEVMQLLKAWSPVFRNYVKRAADHLEALAAIEDFFLEHEPLGTSMAKVLMAFYQLEILAEETILSWFSQRDTTDKGRQLRKNQQLQRFIQWLKEAEEESSEDD, encoded by the exons ATGGCAGCCACTGTGGCGGCGCTGCCTGGTGCGGTGGGCAGTCGGGCCAACAAGCGCAGCGGCAGTGGGCCGGGAGGCGGCGGCGGTGGGGGACCCAAGGGGGCGGAGGAGGAACCGCCGCCGCCCCTACAAGCAGTTCTGGTGGCAGATAGCTTCAACCGCCGCTTCTTCCCCATCTCCAAGGACCGGCCTCGG GTCCTCTTGCCGCTGGCCAATGTGGCACTAATTGACTACACTCTGGAATTTCTGACTGCCACAGGTGTACAGGAAACCTTTGTCTTTTGTTGCTGGAAGGCTGCTCAAATCAAAGAACATTTACT GAAATCCAAGTGGTGCCGCCCTACATCCCTCAACGTGGTTCGAATAATTACATCAGAGCTATATCGATCACTGGGGGATGTTCTCCGTGATGTTGATGCCAAGGCCTTGGTGCGCTCTGACTTCCTTCTGGTGTATGGGGACGTCGTCTCAAACATCAGTATTACCAGAGCCCTGGAGGAACACAG GTTGAGGCGGAAGctagaaaaaaatgtatctgTGATGACAATGATCTTCAAAGAGTCATCCCCCAGCCACCCAACTCGTTGCCATGAGGACAACGTGGTAGTGGCTGTGGATAGTGCCACGAACCGGGTTCTCCACTTCCAGAAGACCCAAGGCCTCCGacgtttttctttccctctg AGCTTGTTCCAGAGCAGTGGAGATGGAGTGGAGATTCGCTATGATTTACTGGATTGTCATATCAGCATCTGCTCTCCTCAG GTGGCTCAACTCTTTACAGACAATTTTGACTACCAAACTCGAGATGACTTTGTGCGAGGCCTATTAGTGAATGAGGAG ATCCTAGGGAACCAGATCCACATGCACGTGACTACTAGGGAATATGGTGCCCGGGTCTCCAACCTACACATGTATGCAACTGTCTGCGCTGATGTCATCCGCCGATGGGTCTACCCTCTCACCCCCGAGGCGAACTTCACTGACAGCACAACCCAGAGCTGCACTCATTCCCGGCACAACATCTACCGAGGGCCTGAGGTCAGCCTGGGCCGTGGCAGCGTCCTGGAGGAAAATGTGCTCCTGGGCTCTGGCACTGTCATTGGCAGCAATTGTTCTATCACCAACAGTGTCATTGGCCCCGGCTGCCACATTG GTGATAACGTGGTGCTGGACCAGGCCTACCTGTGGCAAGGTGTCCGAGTGGCTGCTGGAGCACAGATCCATCAGTCTCTGCTCTGTGACAATGCTGAAGTCAAGGAACAAGTTATACTGAAGCCACACTGTGTCCTCACTTCCCAG GTGGTAGTGGGCCCAGACATCACGCTGCCTGAGGGCTCGGTGATCTCTTTGCACCCTCCAGATGCAGAGGAAGATGAGGATGATGGCCAGTTCAGTGACGATTCTGGGGctgaccaaaaaaaagagaaagtgaagcTGAAAG GTTACAATCCAGCAGAAGTTGGAGTTGCAGGCCGAGGCTACCTCTGGAAAGCTGCAGACATGAacatggaggaagaggaggagctgcAGCAGGATCTGTGGG GACTCAAAATCAACATGGAAGAAGAGAGTGAAACTGAAAGTGAGCCAAGTATGGATTCTGAGGAGCTAGACAGCCGGGCAGGCTCCCCACAGATGGATGACATCAAAG TGTTCCAGAACGAAGTCCTGGGAACGCTACAGCGGGGCAAGGAAGAGAACATTTCTTGTGACAATCTAGTCCTAGAGATCAACTCTCTCAA GTACGCCTACAACATAAGCCTGAAGGAGGTGATGCAG CTGCTCAAGGCCTGGAGCCCTGTTTTTAGGAACTACGTAAAGCGTGCAGCTGATCATTTGGAAGCATTGGCAGCCATTGAGGACTTCTTCCTGGAGCATGAACCTCTTGGTACTTCCATGGCCAAG GTATTGATGGCTTTCTACCAGCTGGAGATCCTGGCTGAAGAAACAATCTTGAGCTGGTTCAGCCAAAGGGATACAACTGATAAAGGCCGGCAGTTGCGCAAGAACCAACAA CTGCAGAGGTTCATCCAGTGGCTaaaagaggcagaagaggagTCATCTGAAGATGACTGA